The following coding sequences are from one Rutidosis leptorrhynchoides isolate AG116_Rl617_1_P2 chromosome 11, CSIRO_AGI_Rlap_v1, whole genome shotgun sequence window:
- the LOC139876069 gene encoding uncharacterized protein: protein MEEYKGYVLQIEDDAKRTTRVVRNVLNSITRLLQESEKKSPRNLMKLLEDSKGFIGVVEFDDERVLPLIPGEFQNSWSLVVVTLTAIVIALPSISNDCVKDLLFSISEGIYFVRHVEENLNPCEDLVKSRKASRHVGAEVDVYRTWLQIDLRKKARKGKRSKEILQWLGDEAAEHVKQYKNSNASLNHSFHKFIAAICMYRTSQTLLLHYNAQPSWPTDMDVFERVRSLIADIFLACFTNLPRVIKMKCHHDAIEKRQDSIRIAAQILGKSKAILNILQARQLPDIDMDSMAYIDKWRALSKNEILSEIDIERDGNRVDRITYPVIPHF from the coding sequence ATGGAGGAATATAAAGGATATGTTTTACAAATAGAAGATGATGCAAAGCGTACAACAAGAGTAGTAAGAAACGTGCTCAACTCTATAACTAGACTTCTTCAAGAGTCTGAAAAGAAAAGCCCGAGAAATCTTATGAAACTTCTAGAAGACTCTAAAGGATTCATCGGGGTAGTAGAATTTGACGACGAACGAGTCCTACCTTTAATTCCTGGAGAATTCCAAAATTCTTGGAGCCTAGTAGTAGTGACATTAACCGCCATTGTTATTGCACTCCCGAGTATATCAAATGATTGTGTCAAGGATTTACTTTTTAGCATTTCGGAAGGCATTTATTTTGTAAGACACGTTGAAGAAAATCTCAATCCATGTGAAGATTTGGTGAAATCAAGAAAAGCATCTCGACATGTAGGCGCAGAAGTTGATGTTTATCGAACGTGGCTTCAAATTGATCTTCGGAAGAAGGCGCGTAAAGGAAAAAGATCAAAAGAGATTCTTCAATGGTTGGGTGATGAAGCAGCTGAACATGTGAAACAATATAAGAATTCTAATGcaagtctgaatcattcgttccaCAAGTTTATTGCAGCGATTTGCATGTACAGAACCAGTCAAACGTTACTGCTACACTACAATGCACAACCAAGTTGGCCAACAGATATGGATGTCTTTGAGCGAGTTAGATCACTAATCGCGGATATATTCCTCGCTTGCTTCACTAATTTACCACGTGTAATAAAAATGAAGTGCCATCATGACGCAATAGAAAAAAGGCAAGACAGCATTCGGATTGCAGCTCAGATTCTTGGTAAATCCAAAGCGATCTTGAATATACTTCAAGCGCGCCAACTTCCAGACATAGATATGGATTCTATGGCGTATATTGACAAATGGCGTGCACTATCAAAAAATGAGATACTAAGTGAAATTGATATTGAAAGAGACGGAAACAGAGTCGATCGAATAACCTATCCTGTTATTCCACATTTCTAA